In a genomic window of Melopsittacus undulatus isolate bMelUnd1 chromosome 1, bMelUnd1.mat.Z, whole genome shotgun sequence:
- the BASP1 gene encoding brain acid soluble protein 1 yields the protein MGGKLSKKKKGYSVNDEKAKDKDKKAEGAATEEEETPKEAADAQQTTETTEVKENNKEEKGEKDTQVTANKTEEKEGEKEKPVTQEETQKPEPEKSEAVVDAKVEPQKNNEQATKQEEPTAASAPAASSEAPKTSEPSNDAKASQPSEATAPSKADDKSKEEGEAKKTEAPATPATQETKSEVAPASDSKPSSSEAAPSSKETAATAAPSSTAKASDPAAPPEEAKPSEVPATNSDQTIAVQE from the coding sequence ATGGGAGGCAAACTGAGCAAGAAGAAGAAGGGGTACAGTGTCAATGATGAAAAAGCTAAAGACAAAGACAAGAAGGCTGAAGGAGCAGCAACTGAAGAAGAGGAGACTCCAAAGGAGGCTGCAGATGCACAGCAAACTACAGAGACAACAGAAGTGAAGGAGAACAACAAGGAGGAAAAGGGCGAAAAAGATACTCAGGTCACTGCCAataagacagaagaaaaagaaggggagaagGAGAAACCAGTGACCCAGGAAGAAACCCAGaaaccagaaccagagaagTCAGAGGCTGTTGTTGATGCGAAAGTAGAGCCACAGAAGAACAACGAACAGGCAACCAAGCAAGAGGAGCCgactgcagcctctgctcctgctgccagtaGCGAAGCACCCAAAACTTCTGAGCCTAGCAATGATGCAAAAGCTTCCCAGCCTTCAGAAGCCACAGCTCCCAGTAAAGCAGATGACAAGAgcaaagaggaaggggaagccaAAAAGACTGAGGCTCCCGCAACACCTGCAACCCAAGAAACTAAAAGCGAAGTGGCCCCAGCTTCAGACTCAAAACCTAGCAGCAGCGAGGCTGCGCCTTCTTCCAAGGAGACCGCGGCAACAGCAGCACCTAGTTCCACTGCTAAAGCCTCGGACCCTGCAGCCCCACCAGAGGAAGCGAAACCTTCTGAAGTTCCAGCGACTAATTCGGATCAAACCATAGCAGTGCAAGAATAA